One genomic window of Bradyrhizobium sp. CCGE-LA001 includes the following:
- a CDS encoding outer membrane protein gives MKRFVIAAAALVLGTAGASAADMAARPYTKAPAPVAAVYNWTGFYIGAQVGYAWGDNGTREFDPAGVPTGLVQGFNANGVVGGGHVGYNWQFGQFVFGLEGDIEGADVNGGYRLGNLNGTDFRIDAQASIRGRLGVAFNNSLLYVTGGAAWADMDHTYVLANALFETVSTTRTGWTVGAGWEYGFTPNWSARVEYRYTDFGNFRNTSVVAFPGFSYEHDPVFHTVRAGVSYRFGGPVVARY, from the coding sequence ATGAAAAGATTCGTCATCGCCGCTGCCGCTCTCGTCCTCGGCACCGCCGGCGCGTCAGCCGCCGATATGGCCGCCCGGCCTTACACCAAGGCTCCCGCACCGGTAGCCGCCGTTTACAACTGGACCGGCTTCTACATCGGTGCGCAGGTCGGTTACGCCTGGGGTGACAACGGTACCCGTGAGTTCGACCCAGCGGGCGTCCCCACGGGCCTCGTCCAGGGCTTCAACGCCAATGGCGTCGTCGGCGGTGGTCACGTTGGCTACAATTGGCAGTTCGGCCAATTCGTCTTCGGTCTCGAAGGCGACATAGAGGGCGCCGACGTCAACGGGGGTTATCGCCTTGGCAACCTCAATGGCACTGATTTCCGGATCGATGCTCAGGCCTCTATCCGCGGTCGCCTTGGTGTCGCTTTCAACAATTCGCTGCTCTACGTGACCGGCGGTGCGGCCTGGGCCGATATGGACCACACCTACGTGCTCGCGAACGCTCTGTTTGAGACCGTCTCCACCACCCGCACTGGCTGGACCGTCGGCGCAGGCTGGGAATACGGCTTCACGCCCAACTGGTCGGCCCGTGTTGAATATCGCTACACCGATTTCGGCAATTTCCGGAACACCTCTGTCGTTGCATTCCCCGGCTTCTCTTACGAACATGATCCGGTGTTTCACACCGTGCGTGCAGGTGTGAGCTATCGCTTCGGCGGACCGGTGGTGGCAAGATACTGA
- a CDS encoding dodecin family protein, which yields MPESVYKVIELIGTSKDSWEKAAANAVEQAAKSLRDLRIAEVVKLDMQLDEKGKVEAYRAKLNVSFKFEGT from the coding sequence ATGCCCGAGAGCGTCTACAAGGTCATCGAACTGATCGGTACCAGTAAGGACTCGTGGGAGAAGGCGGCCGCCAATGCGGTCGAGCAAGCCGCTAAATCTCTCCGAGATCTTCGCATCGCAGAGGTCGTCAAGCTCGATATGCAACTGGACGAGAAGGGAAAGGTCGAGGCCTATCGCGCCAAGCTCAACGTCTCGTTCAAGTTCGAGGGCACCTGA
- a CDS encoding phytochelatin synthase family protein codes for MKRWHRVSISSIVIAVGLVCAGALVVSRSHVPSEAIASSVIRTPELIERAWHLPVAATFQRHVDWQSNGSRCGPAAVANAYRSLGEAARTEGEVLAGTWSCWTGVCIMGLTLDELAKVAQSQTKRNVTVLRDLSEKQFLEHLRRSNDPGRRYIVNFDRAQIFGAGSGHHSPIGGYFEAEDLVFVLDVNVDFQPWLVERKRLFDAANTFDGDKKRGLLVIE; via the coding sequence ATGAAGCGATGGCACCGCGTCAGCATCAGCAGCATCGTTATCGCCGTGGGTCTGGTGTGTGCCGGGGCCCTGGTGGTCAGTCGATCGCACGTTCCATCAGAAGCCATCGCTTCATCGGTAATACGTACCCCTGAGCTTATAGAGCGTGCGTGGCATCTGCCCGTGGCAGCCACATTTCAAAGACACGTTGATTGGCAGTCAAATGGTTCTCGCTGCGGACCTGCCGCTGTTGCGAATGCGTACCGGTCGCTTGGCGAGGCGGCAAGGACGGAGGGCGAGGTGTTGGCCGGCACGTGGAGCTGCTGGACAGGGGTATGCATCATGGGCCTCACGCTCGACGAGCTGGCCAAAGTCGCCCAGTCGCAGACCAAGCGGAACGTTACCGTCTTGCGCGATCTCAGCGAGAAGCAGTTCCTGGAGCATCTCCGCCGCTCCAACGATCCGGGGCGACGCTACATCGTGAATTTCGATCGCGCTCAAATTTTTGGCGCTGGTAGCGGGCACCATTCCCCAATCGGGGGCTATTTCGAAGCCGAGGACCTCGTTTTCGTGCTCGATGTCAATGTTGATTTTCAGCCATGGCTCGTCGAGCGGAAGCGGCTGTTCGACGCTGCAAATACGTTCGACGGCGATAAAAAGCGGGGACTGCTGGTCATAGAGTAG
- a CDS encoding ABC transporter substrate-binding protein: MCYTFVSNELESHWIVGNLMKRREFLILVGGVTTWPFAAQAQRSRRIARIGVLWHAGNAEEEAVFLKPLVDGLAKLGYVEGKNVIYEHRFPAEQPERFKAMAGELAQLNLDVIITSASAAAYAAKAATKTTPIVFIIVADPVGGGLVNSFSRPGGNITGYAVVDVSPKRLQLFKETFPNLSRVALLINPDNRSTAQRFFDQVVAAANPLDLTVQPIEVLGPRDFERALYLIPRDKKTGVITVFDPMFFNERRQIAQVAMAYGLPVMAPADVYVKAGALMSYGPDLVDLFRRAATSVDKILKGEQPGNLPVELPIKYDFVINLATAKTIQMDVPATLLARADEVIE, encoded by the coding sequence GTGTGCTATACGTTTGTCTCCAACGAACTGGAAAGCCATTGGATTGTGGGCAATCTAATGAAGCGACGCGAGTTCCTGATCCTAGTTGGCGGCGTGACGACTTGGCCATTCGCGGCTCAAGCTCAAAGAAGTCGCAGGATTGCTCGGATTGGCGTGCTCTGGCACGCGGGCAATGCAGAGGAAGAGGCGGTCTTTCTGAAGCCGCTGGTAGACGGACTTGCCAAGCTAGGGTACGTGGAGGGAAAGAACGTAATATACGAGCATCGCTTTCCGGCAGAGCAGCCTGAGCGTTTCAAAGCGATGGCCGGGGAGTTGGCGCAGCTTAACCTCGACGTCATCATCACCTCAGCGTCGGCCGCAGCATACGCGGCGAAAGCGGCAACCAAAACAACTCCCATCGTCTTCATTATTGTTGCTGACCCCGTAGGTGGCGGGCTGGTCAATAGCTTTTCGCGACCAGGCGGCAACATCACGGGCTATGCAGTAGTGGATGTTAGCCCAAAGCGACTTCAACTATTCAAGGAGACGTTTCCCAATCTCTCCCGGGTGGCATTGCTTATCAATCCAGATAACCGCTCGACTGCTCAACGCTTTTTCGATCAGGTGGTAGCAGCGGCAAACCCACTGGATTTAACGGTGCAGCCGATTGAGGTGCTAGGTCCTCGCGACTTCGAGCGAGCTCTTTATCTCATCCCTAGAGACAAGAAAACTGGCGTGATCACGGTTTTCGATCCGATGTTCTTCAATGAGCGTAGACAGATCGCGCAAGTGGCGATGGCGTATGGCTTGCCCGTGATGGCACCTGCCGACGTCTATGTGAAAGCAGGGGCGCTGATGTCCTATGGTCCCGATTTGGTTGACCTGTTTCGACGCGCAGCAACTTCCGTCGACAAGATACTAAAAGGCGAGCAACCGGGAAATCTGCCGGTCGAGCTGCCAATCAAATACGACTTTGTCATCAATTTAGCGACTGCCAAGACCATACAGATGGATGTTCCGGCAACGCTATTAGCGCGCGCCGATGAGGTGATTGAATAG